One genomic segment of Sminthopsis crassicaudata isolate SCR6 chromosome 4, ASM4859323v1, whole genome shotgun sequence includes these proteins:
- the LOC141541380 gene encoding olfactory receptor 6K6-like, which produces MTQGIEIENHTAVTEFFFSAFPDLEKGGLLFFILLLLIYGFIITGNLMIFIVIQLDVALHTPMYFFISVLSFLEIWYTTTTIPKMLTNLISLQKTISIAGCLLQMYFFHSLGISEGCLLTAMAIDRYIAICKPLHYPTIVTPRLCAQLTAGSCLCGFLLVLPEIVWISTLPFCGPNQIHQIFCDFTPVLHLACTDTSLIVIVDAIHAAEILGSFLVIALSYIRIILVILRIPSVEGRHKAFSTCAAHIAVFLLFFGSVALMYLRFSATYSVFWDTAIAITFVVLAPFLNPIIYSLRNKDMKEAIKKFLCSQK; this is translated from the coding sequence ATGACTCAAGGGATAGAGATAGAGAATCACACAGCTGTGACTGAGTTTTTCTTCTCTGCCTTCCCTGATTTGGAGAAAGGAGGCCtcttattcttcattcttcttctccTCATTTATGGATTCATCATTACTGGCAACTTGATGATCTTTATTGTCATTCAGCTGGATGTAGCACTCCATACCCCTATGTACTTTTTCATTAGTGTCCTCTCCTTCCTAGAAATATGGTATACTACAACTACCATCCCTAAGATGCTTACCAACCTGATCAGTCTGCAGAAGACCATCTCCATTGCTGGATGTCTCCTGCAAAtgtatttctttcattctcttggGATCTCAGAAGGCTGCCTCCTGACTGCAATGGCCATAGACAGATATATTGCCATCTGCAAGCCCCTTCACTACCCAACCATTGTGACACCTAGACTGTGCGCCCAGCTCACTGCTGGCTCTTGTCTCTGTGGCTTTCTCCTTGTGCTCCCTGAGATTGTATGGATCTCCACCTTGCCCTTCTGTGGTCCCAACCAGATTCACCAGATCTTCTGTGATTTTACCCCAGTGCTACATTTGGCCTGCACAGATACCTCACTCATAGTCATTGTGGATGCTATCCATGCTGCAGAGATCCTGGGCTCCTTCTTGGTCATTGCCCTATCCTACATCCGGATCATCTTAGTGATACTGAGGATACCTTCAGTTGAGGGTCGCCACAAGGCCTTCTCTACCTGTGCTGCACATATTGCtgtctttctcctgttttttggCAGTGTGGCACTCATGTATCTACGTTTCTCAGCTACCTATTCTGTGTTCTGGGATACAGCCATAGCAATCACCTTTGTTGTCCTTGCCCCCTTCCTCAATCCCATCATCTACAGTTTGAGGAACAAAGATATGAAGGAAGCTATCAAGAAGTTTCTCTGTTCTCAAAAGTAG